A region of Cellulomonas sp. WB94 DNA encodes the following proteins:
- a CDS encoding pyruvate carboxylase, with product MFSKVLVANRAEIAVRAFRAAYELGARTVAVFPYEDRNSEHRLKADEAYPIGEQGHPVRAYLDIAEMIRVAQESGADAIYPGYGFLSENPALARAAVAAGLTFVGPPAEVLELAGNKVRALQSAREAGLPVLASSAPSADIDELLAAADVVGFPIFVKAVAGGGGRGMRRVDTRDDLPEALAAAMREADGAFGDPTVFVERAVLRPRHIEVQILADGAGNVVHLFERDCSLQRRHQKVIEIAPAPNLDPTIRDAMCRAAVAFARHIRYQNAGTVEFLLETVGEHTGEFVFIEMNPRIQVEHTVTEEVTDIDLVSAQMRIASGETLADLGISQEKVRINGSALQTRITTEDPANGFRPDTGRIIAYRSPGGAGVRLDGATATAGSEISGHFDSMLVKLTCRGQDFPTAVRRARRALAEFRIRGIRTNIPFLQAVLADPEFAAGQVSTSFIDERPELLAARESADRGTRLLAYLADVTVNKPHGVRPRDVIDPRLKLPPLDLAAPAPDGSRQRLLALGPEGFARALREQSAVAVTDTTFRDAHQSLLATRVRTHDLLAVSASEARALPGLLSVEAWGGATYDVALRFLGEDPWDRLAGLRAAMPNIALQMLLRGRNTVGYTPYPTEVTTAFVREATDTGIDIFRIFDALNDVSQMRPAIDAVREAGTPIAEVALCYTGNLLNPAEDLYTLDYYLRLADQIVAAGAHVLAIKDMAGLLRPAAAARLVTALRSRFDLPVHLHTHDTTGGQMATLLAAADAGVDAVDVASAAMAGTTSQPPMSALVAGLEHTPRDTGLSLRAVCDLEPYWEAVRRLYRPFESGLPGPTGRVYDHEIPGGQLSNLRQQAIALGLGSQFEQIEETYAAADRILGRLVKVTPSSKVVGDLALQLVARGADPADFAANPQSYDIPDSVIGFLSGELGDPPGGWPEPFRTKALAGRVVRTATEALGEQDRADLAGDSATRRDRLNHLLFPGPTKELETFRSTYGDVSVLDTTRYLYGMTKGDEAEILIGKGVRLLVGLEAVGEPDERGMRTVMFTLNGQIRPLQVRDRTVEVDLATAEKADPGAPGQIAAPFAGAVTPVVQEGQRVEAGQTVATVEAMKMEAAITTPVAGKVQRLAIGAVQQLEGGDLVMVIA from the coding sequence GTGTTTTCTAAGGTCCTCGTCGCGAACCGGGCCGAGATCGCTGTTCGCGCCTTCCGCGCGGCGTACGAGCTGGGTGCCCGGACGGTCGCCGTCTTCCCGTACGAGGACCGGAACTCGGAGCACCGCCTCAAGGCCGACGAGGCGTACCCGATCGGCGAGCAGGGGCACCCTGTGCGTGCCTACCTCGACATCGCCGAGATGATCCGGGTCGCTCAGGAGTCCGGTGCCGACGCGATCTACCCGGGCTACGGGTTCCTGTCGGAGAACCCTGCGCTCGCGCGGGCTGCCGTGGCTGCCGGTCTGACCTTCGTCGGCCCGCCCGCGGAGGTGCTCGAGCTTGCCGGCAACAAGGTGCGAGCGCTGCAGTCGGCACGCGAGGCAGGTCTGCCGGTGCTGGCGTCCTCCGCCCCGTCCGCCGACATCGACGAGCTCCTTGCCGCCGCCGACGTGGTCGGGTTCCCGATCTTCGTCAAGGCCGTGGCCGGTGGCGGTGGTCGTGGCATGCGCCGGGTCGACACGCGCGACGACCTTCCCGAGGCCCTCGCGGCCGCGATGCGCGAGGCCGACGGGGCGTTCGGCGACCCGACTGTGTTCGTCGAGCGTGCTGTCCTGCGTCCGCGGCACATCGAGGTGCAGATCCTCGCGGACGGTGCGGGCAACGTCGTCCACCTGTTCGAGCGGGACTGCTCGCTCCAGCGGCGGCACCAGAAGGTCATCGAGATCGCCCCGGCCCCCAACCTCGATCCCACGATCCGCGACGCGATGTGCCGCGCGGCCGTCGCATTCGCCCGGCACATCCGGTACCAGAACGCGGGCACCGTCGAGTTCCTGCTCGAGACCGTCGGCGAGCACACGGGCGAGTTCGTCTTCATCGAGATGAACCCGCGCATCCAGGTCGAGCACACCGTGACCGAGGAGGTCACGGACATCGACCTCGTCTCGGCGCAGATGCGGATCGCGTCGGGGGAGACCCTCGCGGACCTCGGGATCAGCCAGGAGAAGGTCAGGATCAACGGCTCTGCGCTGCAGACCCGCATCACGACGGAGGACCCCGCGAACGGGTTCCGACCGGACACGGGACGCATCATCGCGTACCGGTCGCCCGGTGGCGCCGGGGTCCGGCTCGACGGTGCGACGGCGACGGCAGGCTCGGAGATCTCCGGGCACTTCGACTCGATGCTCGTCAAGCTCACGTGCCGCGGCCAGGACTTCCCGACGGCGGTCCGCCGTGCGCGTCGCGCGCTCGCCGAGTTCCGCATCCGTGGCATCCGGACGAACATCCCGTTCCTGCAGGCCGTGCTCGCCGACCCGGAGTTCGCTGCGGGTCAGGTCTCGACGTCGTTCATCGACGAGCGCCCCGAGCTCCTCGCGGCGCGCGAGAGCGCCGACCGCGGCACCCGGCTGCTCGCCTACCTGGCCGACGTGACCGTCAACAAGCCGCACGGCGTCCGCCCCCGTGACGTCATCGACCCCCGGCTCAAGCTGCCGCCGCTCGACCTGGCTGCCCCGGCGCCCGACGGGAGCCGTCAGCGGCTGCTCGCCCTTGGCCCCGAGGGCTTCGCTCGGGCCCTGCGCGAGCAGTCCGCGGTGGCCGTGACGGACACGACGTTCCGCGACGCGCACCAGTCGCTGCTCGCGACCCGGGTGCGCACGCACGACCTGCTGGCCGTCAGTGCGTCGGAGGCGCGCGCTCTCCCTGGGCTGCTCTCGGTGGAGGCATGGGGTGGCGCGACCTACGACGTGGCGCTGCGGTTCCTCGGGGAGGACCCGTGGGACAGGCTGGCCGGGTTGCGCGCCGCGATGCCGAACATCGCGCTCCAGATGCTCCTGCGCGGCCGCAACACCGTCGGGTACACGCCGTACCCCACCGAGGTCACGACGGCGTTCGTGCGCGAGGCCACCGACACCGGCATCGACATCTTCCGGATCTTCGACGCCCTGAACGACGTCTCGCAGATGAGGCCCGCGATCGACGCGGTGCGCGAGGCGGGCACACCGATCGCCGAGGTCGCGCTCTGCTACACGGGCAACCTGCTCAACCCGGCGGAGGACCTCTACACGCTCGACTACTACCTGCGCCTCGCCGACCAGATCGTCGCGGCGGGCGCGCACGTCCTCGCGATCAAGGACATGGCGGGCCTGCTGCGGCCCGCGGCTGCTGCGCGGCTCGTGACTGCCCTGCGGTCGCGGTTCGACCTCCCGGTCCACCTGCACACGCACGACACGACCGGCGGGCAGATGGCGACGCTGCTCGCGGCGGCCGACGCCGGCGTGGACGCGGTCGACGTGGCGAGCGCGGCGATGGCCGGCACGACGAGCCAGCCGCCCATGTCCGCCCTCGTGGCGGGCCTCGAGCACACTCCGCGCGACACCGGGCTGAGCCTGCGAGCGGTCTGCGACCTCGAGCCGTACTGGGAGGCGGTGCGCCGGCTGTACCGGCCGTTCGAGTCCGGACTGCCCGGCCCGACGGGACGCGTCTACGACCACGAGATCCCCGGCGGCCAGCTGTCCAACCTCCGCCAGCAGGCGATCGCCCTCGGGCTCGGCAGCCAGTTCGAGCAGATCGAGGAGACCTACGCCGCCGCGGACCGGATCCTCGGTCGGCTCGTCAAGGTGACACCCTCGTCGAAGGTCGTGGGCGACCTCGCGCTGCAGCTCGTGGCGCGTGGGGCCGACCCCGCGGACTTCGCCGCGAACCCGCAGAGCTACGACATCCCCGACTCCGTCATCGGCTTCCTGTCGGGTGAGCTCGGAGATCCGCCGGGGGGCTGGCCGGAGCCGTTCCGCACCAAGGCGCTCGCCGGGCGGGTCGTCCGAACCGCGACCGAGGCGCTCGGCGAGCAGGACCGGGCCGACCTTGCCGGCGACTCGGCGACCCGCCGCGACCGGCTCAACCACCTGCTCTTCCCCGGGCCGACGAAGGAGCTCGAGACCTTCCGGAGCACCTATGGCGACGTCAGCGTGCTCGACACGACCCGCTACCTGTACGGGATGACCAAGGGCGACGAGGCCGAGATCCTCATCGGCAAGGGTGTGCGCCTCCTCGTCGGTCTCGAGGCCGTCGGTGAGCCCGACGAGCGGGGTATGCGGACCGTCATGTTCACCCTCAACGGGCAGATCCGCCCGCTGCAGGTCCGCGACCGCACGGTCGAGGTCGACCTCGCGACGGCGGAGAAGGCGGACCCGGGCGCACCCGGTCAGATCGCCGCGCCGTTCGCCGGCGCGGTGACCCCGGTCGTCCAGGAGGGGCAGCGCGTCGAGGCCGGTCAGACGGTCGCGACGGTCGAGGCCATGAAGATGGAGGCGGCGATCACGACGCCGGTCGCTGGCAAGGTGCAGCGGCTCGCGATCGGGGCGGTGCAGCAGCTCGAGGGTGGCGACCTGGTGATGGTCATCGCCTGA
- a CDS encoding ParA family protein produces MLVLGVCSLKGGVGKTSVTLGLASAALERGLRTLVVDLDPQGDSTLALAVAPGTPLDVAAVLDDPRAETVLGAIAASGWADGGLDVLVGSAAGMRHDAIDDAGRDVDRLRFALSWVNGYDLVLIDCPPSLGGLTRKGLTASDRAVVVTEPGLFSVMAVGRAMRTIDELRRGPATALQPLGVVVNRVRARSVEQAFRLEELRSLYGPLVLAPQIPERAALQQAQGAAQPVHAWPGQAAAELARVFDELLDRALRAPATR; encoded by the coding sequence GTGCTGGTGCTGGGTGTGTGCAGTCTCAAAGGTGGCGTGGGCAAGACCTCGGTGACGCTCGGGCTGGCCTCGGCCGCCCTCGAACGGGGGTTGCGGACCCTCGTCGTGGACCTCGATCCGCAGGGCGACTCGACGCTCGCCCTCGCCGTCGCGCCCGGCACCCCCCTCGATGTTGCCGCCGTCCTCGACGACCCCCGGGCCGAGACCGTGCTCGGGGCGATCGCGGCGAGCGGCTGGGCCGACGGCGGCCTGGACGTCCTCGTCGGCTCCGCCGCCGGGATGCGTCACGACGCGATCGACGACGCGGGCCGCGACGTCGACCGCCTCCGGTTCGCGCTGTCGTGGGTCAACGGCTACGACCTCGTCCTCATCGACTGCCCGCCGTCGCTCGGTGGACTGACGCGCAAGGGGCTCACCGCGAGCGACCGCGCCGTGGTCGTCACGGAGCCGGGGCTCTTCTCGGTCATGGCGGTCGGGCGTGCGATGCGCACCATCGACGAGCTCCGCCGCGGCCCCGCCACGGCGCTGCAGCCGCTCGGGGTCGTCGTCAACCGGGTCCGCGCTCGTTCGGTCGAGCAGGCGTTCCGGCTCGAGGAGCTGCGCAGCCTCTACGGCCCGTTGGTGCTCGCGCCGCAGATCCCGGAGCGGGCGGCTCTGCAGCAGGCCCAGGGTGCCGCCCAGCCCGTCCACGCGTGGCCCGGACAGGCGGCCGCCGAGCTCGCCAGGGTGTTCGACGAGCTGTTGGATCGTGCGCTCAGGGCGCCGGCCACGCGCTGA
- a CDS encoding MerR family transcriptional regulator, which produces MTGSGDSVEAGSGIPQRAQGLLFGDELPDLDITTGYRGPTACGAAGITYRQLDYWARTGLVEPTIRPATGSGTQRLYSFRDILVLKVVKRLLDTGVSLQQIRTAVSHLRERGVEDLAQITLMSDGASVYECTSADEVIDLVQGGQGVFGIAVGRVWREVEGTLAQLPTERVDDDAHGQSSTHLDELAARRQARTAG; this is translated from the coding sequence GTGACCGGCAGCGGTGACAGCGTGGAAGCCGGCAGCGGCATTCCGCAGCGCGCGCAAGGTCTGCTGTTCGGCGACGAGCTGCCCGACCTGGACATCACCACCGGCTACCGCGGCCCGACGGCCTGCGGTGCTGCGGGGATCACCTACCGCCAGCTCGACTACTGGGCTCGGACGGGCCTCGTCGAGCCGACCATCCGGCCCGCGACCGGTTCAGGCACGCAGCGCCTCTACTCGTTCCGCGACATCCTCGTCCTGAAGGTCGTCAAGCGACTCCTCGACACCGGCGTGTCCCTGCAGCAGATCCGCACCGCGGTGTCCCACCTGCGTGAGCGTGGTGTCGAGGACCTCGCCCAGATCACCTTGATGTCCGACGGTGCGAGCGTGTACGAGTGCACGTCGGCCGACGAGGTCATCGACCTGGTCCAGGGCGGGCAGGGCGTGTTCGGCATCGCCGTCGGACGCGTGTGGCGCGAGGTCGAGGGCACCCTGGCCCAGCTGCCGACCGAGCGTGTCGACGACGATGCCCACGGGCAGTCCAGCACGCACCTCGACGAGCTCGCGGCCAGGCGTCAGGCGCGTACCGCGGGCTGA
- a CDS encoding bifunctional nuclease family protein, producing MRQHLVDDEIVVLLLDPAAELFIPILIGPAEASAIATAQAGVVPRRPMTHDLLCDVIAAVGESLSQVEITSLEHGVFHAALVLGSGARVDSRASDAVALAVRVGCPVLCSAEVVAIAGVEASPGPAEQELERFREFLDQVTPEDFESGQEPGTGSG from the coding sequence GTGCGCCAGCACCTGGTCGATGACGAGATCGTCGTGCTCCTGCTCGACCCCGCGGCCGAGCTGTTCATCCCGATCCTGATCGGTCCTGCCGAGGCGAGTGCGATCGCGACGGCGCAGGCCGGTGTCGTGCCGCGGCGTCCGATGACTCATGACCTGCTGTGCGACGTCATCGCGGCCGTCGGCGAGTCGCTGAGCCAGGTGGAGATCACGAGCCTCGAGCACGGGGTCTTCCACGCCGCGCTGGTGCTGGGGAGCGGTGCGCGCGTCGACTCCCGGGCGTCGGACGCCGTGGCGCTCGCCGTGCGGGTCGGGTGCCCGGTGCTGTGCTCGGCAGAGGTCGTTGCCATCGCCGGGGTCGAGGCGTCGCCGGGACCCGCGGAGCAGGAGCTCGAGCGGTTCCGGGAGTTCCTCGACCAGGTGACCCCCGAGGACTTCGAGTCCGGTCAGGAGCCCGGCACCGGCTCGGGATGA
- a CDS encoding MerR family transcriptional regulator, with amino-acid sequence MSSRERASGLATAAREPLDGMRRDGADDGRSTSPHAVEPWPRGISRQATMRISDVLASLQIEFPAVTNSKLRFLEEQGLVEPVRTASGYRQYSPADVERLRYVLRQQRDRYMPLKVIGAQLAALDAGEDDEPPARAQLATSDGVRAAPALVGRYTAAALAREAGVDEAVVEDLVRSGVLRATSAGHFDAWARDVVVLAAALGEHGIDARHLRMFRAAADRQADLVDQVVAPWRGHHAASSRARAGTLAAEVGELCTQLHTAMMRAAVAELAP; translated from the coding sequence ATGAGCTCGCGCGAGCGAGCCTCAGGGCTCGCGACCGCGGCGCGCGAGCCACTCGACGGCATGCGGCGGGACGGTGCGGACGACGGTCGCAGCACGTCGCCGCACGCGGTCGAGCCCTGGCCCCGGGGCATCTCGCGGCAGGCCACGATGCGGATCTCCGACGTGCTGGCCTCGCTGCAGATCGAGTTCCCGGCGGTGACGAACTCCAAGCTCCGGTTCCTCGAGGAGCAGGGGCTCGTGGAGCCCGTGCGGACCGCCTCGGGCTACCGGCAGTACAGTCCCGCCGATGTCGAGCGGCTGCGCTACGTGCTGCGCCAGCAGCGGGACCGCTACATGCCGCTCAAGGTGATCGGTGCGCAGCTCGCGGCGCTCGACGCGGGCGAGGACGACGAGCCCCCGGCCCGCGCGCAGCTGGCGACGAGCGACGGGGTCCGCGCCGCGCCCGCGCTCGTGGGCCGCTACACGGCGGCAGCACTGGCGCGGGAGGCGGGCGTCGACGAGGCGGTCGTCGAGGACCTCGTGAGGTCGGGCGTGCTGCGCGCAACCTCCGCGGGGCACTTCGACGCCTGGGCGCGCGACGTCGTCGTGCTGGCGGCGGCGCTGGGGGAGCACGGCATCGACGCGCGGCATCTGCGCATGTTCCGCGCAGCTGCGGACCGCCAGGCCGACCTGGTCGACCAGGTCGTGGCTCCGTGGCGAGGTCATCACGCGGCGTCGTCCCGCGCCCGTGCCGGCACGCTCGCGGCCGAGGTCGGTGAGCTGTGCACCCAGCTGCACACCGCGATGATGCGTGCCGCGGTCGCCGAGCTCGCACCCTGA
- a CDS encoding FHA domain-containing protein, translating to MSDDRQLPTDRREDDLRDDLRVQGRGASDTTVSFGSLGAADLDLVAPAGLTSDELAAVQALPPTSALLIMQRGPSVGARFLLDAERTVAGRSPDADIFLDDVTVSRKHAEFVRELDGFVVRDIGSLNGTYVNRTRIESAVLRPGDEVQIGKYRLTFHPSPGRDAGRHERPDSPSDFRP from the coding sequence ATGAGCGACGATCGGCAGCTACCGACGGACCGGCGCGAGGACGACCTTCGCGACGACCTGCGGGTGCAGGGGCGCGGCGCGTCCGACACGACCGTCAGCTTTGGCAGCCTCGGCGCCGCCGACCTGGACCTCGTGGCGCCGGCCGGACTGACGTCCGACGAGCTGGCCGCCGTCCAGGCGCTCCCGCCGACGTCCGCCCTCCTGATCATGCAGCGCGGGCCGAGCGTGGGTGCGCGCTTCCTGCTCGACGCGGAGCGCACCGTCGCGGGCCGCAGCCCGGATGCCGACATCTTCCTCGACGACGTGACCGTCTCGCGCAAGCACGCGGAGTTCGTCCGTGAGCTCGACGGATTCGTGGTCCGCGACATCGGCTCGCTCAACGGCACCTACGTGAACCGCACACGGATCGAGTCCGCGGTCCTGCGCCCGGGCGACGAGGTGCAGATCGGCAAGTACCGTCTGACGTTCCACCCGAGCCCGGGCCGCGACGCCGGTCGTCACGAGCGCCCCGACAGCCCGAGCGACTTCCGCCCATGA